From the Cryomorphaceae bacterium genome, the window CAATGTCGTCGCGAAGCTCCCCTCCCACCCATATTTTGCGGTACTGGTCAATGTCGTGCCGGTAGTAGCCAGACAGTCCGTATTTAAAGCGCTCATCCCGCACGCCATAGGCTCCGTATGCGTTGATTTCAAAGGGGCGCTTGTCGGTTTCGCGCAGTCTCCCGCCCAGCTTAAAGCGGCCAAACTCCACTTGGTTGTAGCTGTAAAAGGTGTAGAAATCACCCACCTCAAAGGGGCCCCAGGGGATGTGACCTGTACCGATGCTCAACAGCAGGTTTTTGCGGAAAATGAATCGGGGGTCTTCGGCAAGCCGGTCGGAAACGGCCTCAATACCGGCGTCGTCTTTATCCAGCTCTACCGATCTACGCCTTTCCCAGAAATCGCGGTCGCGCAAGCGGGCACTGTCAGCGCTGACCACTGCCAGCGGACCGGCAAAAAGCGATTTGTCGGGTTGCACATCGCTGGAGTAGGCTCCAAAAACTGAAATTTTCCTGCCAAAGAAACCTGTCAGGTCGCTTGCGTTTTCGAGGACGGTAAAGTCCCCAAGCACGGCCGATGTATCCACCACCCAGTAGTGCTCCTCAAAAGGTTTGTAGGATTGGCGAATGAGGTAGCTACGCACAAAGTTCACGTTGGCCTGCACATCGAACCTGAGCGTAATGTCGCGCACAGCGCTGCTCACCGAATCAATCTTCATCAACCCGGTAAAAGCCCTTTGACTCACAAAGCGCGGTTTGTAGGCAATGAGGTAGGTTTTTCGACCGTGCACCTCAACGCTGTCCATCAGGTAGTAGCGGTAATAGCGCTGATAGCTATCGTGAATAGGACTGGGAAACTGTTTGTCGAAAATCTGCACAAAGTTCTCATAGACATTGGGCATGATGTACAAATCGCTGACAAAATCCATGAGCCGCGGTCCGGCCAGTCCCGTAATTTTTTCGCCTTGCACAATGCTGCGCTCGTTGTTGTTTTTGCGGTAATGTTCAATGTACTTTTCAACGAGCAGGGCCGGAAGGTAGCGGATGCCACTGGTGTCCACGCCTTCGTTTTCCCACAGGTAGTCAAAGGGCCGAAGCAGGAAATTTCGCTTGATTTTGTCGGTAAAGTGATTGAGGTCGAAGCGGATTTTCTGGTACTCCTCAAACTGAATTTCCGACATGGCGAAGGGGTGGTTTTGGGGCTTTGCCGCCACCACCCTATTGAGCACAGCAAAGGCAGGGTTAATGCCGGGGCGCACTTCAAACAAACCGAGGTCGGCCGCTTGCGGAGTAAGCCGAATGGTATCGTTCACCAGGGGTAAAGCCACCCTTTTGGTGCGGTAGCCGAGGCTCGACACGCGCAGCGAATCCGATCCGGCACCTGCATTGAAGCGAAAAAAACCAAGGGTATCGGTAGCAGCTCCGCGCGTGCCTGCCAGCACCGAAACATTGGCAAAGGGCACCGGCAAACCGGTGTAGGCATCGTACACGAAACCCTGCACCTCACGCTGGGCCAGCAAGCCAGAAGCTGAAATGCTGACAGCAAAAACCATCAAAATCAACCGGTATGTTAAATTTGCACGCATTAATCTGGCAAGTACCCGGTTGAAACGACCGACTGAAAGAGATTCTTGTTGAACATGAGGGCGAAAATAAGGGATAATTACACGGCCTTAACAGGC encodes:
- a CDS encoding carboxypeptidase-like regulatory domain-containing protein, translated to MRANLTYRLILMVFAVSISASGLLAQREVQGFVYDAYTGLPVPFANVSVLAGTRGAATDTLGFFRFNAGAGSDSLRVSSLGYRTKRVALPLVNDTIRLTPQAADLGLFEVRPGINPAFAVLNRVVAAKPQNHPFAMSEIQFEEYQKIRFDLNHFTDKIKRNFLLRPFDYLWENEGVDTSGIRYLPALLVEKYIEHYRKNNNERSIVQGEKITGLAGPRLMDFVSDLYIMPNVYENFVQIFDKQFPSPIHDSYQRYYRYYLMDSVEVHGRKTYLIAYKPRFVSQRAFTGLMKIDSVSSAVRDITLRFDVQANVNFVRSYLIRQSYKPFEEHYWVVDTSAVLGDFTVLENASDLTGFFGRKISVFGAYSSDVQPDKSLFAGPLAVVSADSARLRDRDFWERRRSVELDKDDAGIEAVSDRLAEDPRFIFRKNLLLSIGTGHIPWGPFEVGDFYTFYSYNQVEFGRFKLGGRLRETDKRPFEINAYGAYGVRDERFKYGLSGYYRHDIDQYRKIWVGGELRDDIDQLGRSFNTIRIDHIFSSLGQFYGDDSRYYSQRARGFFAVQPLVGLTLMADYTREQFETIWLSEALFGKPHVHERYNAGSVGITAKLSWLNTKLRPFYNDRNDVQKRFGPIPDIYLEARMGAPELGSEVGYQQARVAVQQYIPVANAGYFHFRIDAAKTWGNMPHVFAFMPLANPIIFNDQLSFNLMNFMEFYVDEYAQLAMAHHFEGWILDRVPLVKKLKWRSFVFAKALIGDARADNAYLADLPRATTILRQPYYEWGFGIENIIKFARVDFVWRYTDQPSLQGHYFFLIKPSFRFQF